One stretch of Cygnus olor isolate bCygOlo1 chromosome 1, bCygOlo1.pri.v2, whole genome shotgun sequence DNA includes these proteins:
- the LOC121062394 gene encoding histone-lysine N-methyltransferase SETDB2-like isoform X2, whose protein sequence is MGNRRVDIIFEQVQEVLLLLKEKIKNGTATNQECCQAWALVNEANLGDLLTLTNASEVVDGDGAQEIKPKLHQLLTDASTANSAEGSQSKKEKMEKLDSGSKEASSEIRCVPLSPQYQNHKCSSACLTNRAVSSYKGENPLKIPILLHFERRHAKADCLSKTLDVNYKAPCGRSLRSFQDVQNYLFETECNFLFIDHFSFNTYVLLGRNTVNPKPLVYDFDISNGAESVPVSFCNDIDRARLPYFKYRRASWPRGYYLNNLSTMFLDSCDCTDGCIDRSKCACLQLTARGCHKVSLSPSTKTSHGYSYKRLEGPVPSGIYECSVSCRCDKMMCQNRVVQHGIQVRLQVFNTEKKGWGVRCLDDIDKGTFVCTYSGRLMSRTEAQVLGGASQDKKEESAVNDSRHGFFSKKRKLDSSCSDSEIELVQTVKDHVLEKQESLSQTVDNEDESSEVHPRNSSVAAVRRPGTRVAVVRNRQLQMEVDALVHSASSDEDNSSQPHQSSKTKLTSGTKKGKRSIQQQKEDHTTKTGQAEPADTDSAECKRKSVSLQGVACGKSDVLSDTRVMRPSKNVPQKANHKEENCRQSKQGTFCKEADSDGSLLKNANEENIYILDATKEGNVGRFLNHSCCPNLFAQSVFVETHNRSFPWVAFFTNRHVKAGTELTWDYGYEAGSMPEMEISCQCGVQMCRKKTL, encoded by the exons ATGGGAAATAGAAGAGTAGACATCATATTTGAGCAGGTGCAAGAAGTCCTGCTGTTGCTAAAGGAAAAGATCAAGAATGGAACTGCCACAAACCAAG AATGCTGTCAGGCTTGGGCACTGGTGAACGAAGCTAATCTAGGGGATCTTTTGACTTTGACAAATG CAAGCGAAGTGGTTGATGGAGATGGTGCACAGGAAATCAAACCTAAATTGCATCAGCTTCTTACAGATGCCAGCACTGCAAACTCGGCAGAAGGTTCTCAAAG CAAAAaggagaagatggaaaaattGGATTCAGGGAGCAAGGAAGCATCTAGTGAAATTCGATGTGTACCTTTAAGCCCCCAGTATCAGAACCACAAGTGCTCTAGTGCGTGTCTCACCAACAGAGCAGTAAGCTCCTACAAAGGTGAAAATCCTCTGAAGATCCCAATCCTGCTTCACTTTGAAAGACGCCACGCAAAAGCAGACTGCCTTTCGAAAACACTGGATGTGAATTACAAAGCTCCTTGTGGCAGGAGTCTGAGAAGCTTTCAAGACGTGCAAAATTACCTCTTTGAAACGGAATgcaatttcttatttattgATCACTTCTCTTTCAACACGTACGTACTGCTGGGCAGGAACACTGTAAATCCCAAACCCCTTGTGTATGACTTTGATATCAGCAATGGAGCTGAGTCTGTGCCCGTCTCCTTCTGTAATGATATTGACCGCGCGCGATtaccttattttaaatatcGGAGGGCATCGTGGCCCCGTGGGTATTATCTCAACAATTTATCCACCATGTTTCTTGACTCGTGTGACTGCACAGATGGCTGCATCGATAG GTCAAAATGTGCATGCCTACAGCTAACTGCAAGAGGCTGTCATAAAGTTTCTCTGTCTCCAAGTACTAAAACTTCTCATGGATACAGCTATAAAAGACTGGAAGGGCCTGTTCCTAGTGG AATCTATGAGTGTAGCGTGTCATGCAGGTGTGACAAGATGATGTGTCAGAACAGAGTTGTACAGCATGGCATTCAAGTTCGCCTGCAGGTGTTCAACACAGAGAAGAAGGGTTGGGGCGTCCGCTGCCTAGATGATATTGACAAGGGGACATTTGTTTGTACTTACTCAG gcaGATTAATGAGCAGAACTGAAGCTCAAGTATTGGGAGGTGCCAGTCAAGACAAGAAAGAGGAGAGTGCTGTGAATGACAGCAGGCACggctttttttccaaaaaaaggaaacttgaCTCTAGTTGCTCAGATTCTGAGATTGAACTAGTGCAGACTGTCAAAGATCATGTTCTTGAGAAGCAGGAATCTTTGTCTCAGACTGTGGATAATGAAGATGAATCATCTGA AGTTCACCCAAGGAATTCGAGTGTTGCAGCGGTGAGAAGGCCTGGAACTAGAGTAGCTGTTGTTCGTAATCGCCAGCTACAAATG GAAGTTGATGCACTGGTGCACAGTGCCAGCTCAGATGAAGATAATAGTTCTCAGCCTCATCagtcaagcaaaacaaaactaaccagtggaacaaagaaaggaaaaa GATCcattcagcagcagaaggaagaccATACCACGAAAACTGGACAGGCTGAGCCTGCTGACACGGACAGTGCagaatgcaaaagaaagagTGTCTCTCTGCAGGGTGTTGCTTGCGGCAAGTCGGATGTGCTGAGTGACACGCGTGTTATGAGGCCATCCAAAAATGTTCCCCAAAAAGCCAACCACAAAGAGGAGAATTGCAGGCAGTCAAAACAAGGCACGTTTTGCAAGGAGGCTGACAGTGATGGGTCGCTTCTGAAGAATGCTAAcgaagaaaatatttatatactggATGCCACGAAAGAAGGGAATGTGGGTCGTTTTCTTAAC CACAGTTGCTGCCCAAATCTGTTTGCACAGAGCGTGTTTGTAGAGACTCACAACAGAAGTTTCCCATGGGTGGCTTTCTTCACAAAcag gcATGTGAAAGCTGGAACCGAACTCACGTGGGATTATGGTTATGAAGCTGGAAGCATGCCAGAGATGGAGATTTCCTGCCAGTGTGGAGTTCAgatgtgcaggaaaaaaaccttATAG
- the LOC121062394 gene encoding histone-lysine N-methyltransferase SETDB2-like isoform X3: protein MLYNCLEEENRTSSRKETNEGDLKAFWTQMGNRRVDIIFEQVQEVLLLLKEKIKNGTATNQECCQAWALVNEANLGDLLTLTNASEVVDGDGAQEIKPKLHQLLTDASTANSAEGSQSKKEKMEKLDSGSKEASSEIRCVPLSPQYQNHKCSSACLTNRAVSSYKGENPLKIPILLHFERRHAKADCLSKTLDVNYKAPCGRSLRSFQDVQNYLFETECNFLFIDHFSFNTSKCACLQLTARGCHKVSLSPSTKTSHGYSYKRLEGPVPSGIYECSVSCRCDKMMCQNRVVQHGIQVRLQVFNTEKKGWGVRCLDDIDKGTFVCTYSGRLMSRTEAQVLGGASQDKKEESAVNDSRHGFFSKKRKLDSSCSDSEIELVQTVKDHVLEKQESLSQTVDNEDESSEVHPRNSSVAAVRRPGTRVAVVRNRQLQMEVDALVHSASSDEDNSSQPHQSSKTKLTSGTKKGKRSIQQQKEDHTTKTGQAEPADTDSAECKRKSVSLQGVACGKSDVLSDTRVMRPSKNVPQKANHKEENCRQSKQGTFCKEADSDGSLLKNANEENIYILDATKEGNVGRFLNHSCCPNLFAQSVFVETHNRSFPWVAFFTNRHVKAGTELTWDYGYEAGSMPEMEISCQCGVQMCRKKTL from the exons A TGCTGTACAACTGCCTTGAAGAGGAGAATCGTACCAGTTCCAGGAAAGAGACAAATGAAG GTGATTTGAAGGCATTTTGGACCCAAATGGGAAATAGAAGAGTAGACATCATATTTGAGCAGGTGCAAGAAGTCCTGCTGTTGCTAAAGGAAAAGATCAAGAATGGAACTGCCACAAACCAAG AATGCTGTCAGGCTTGGGCACTGGTGAACGAAGCTAATCTAGGGGATCTTTTGACTTTGACAAATG CAAGCGAAGTGGTTGATGGAGATGGTGCACAGGAAATCAAACCTAAATTGCATCAGCTTCTTACAGATGCCAGCACTGCAAACTCGGCAGAAGGTTCTCAAAG CAAAAaggagaagatggaaaaattGGATTCAGGGAGCAAGGAAGCATCTAGTGAAATTCGATGTGTACCTTTAAGCCCCCAGTATCAGAACCACAAGTGCTCTAGTGCGTGTCTCACCAACAGAGCAGTAAGCTCCTACAAAGGTGAAAATCCTCTGAAGATCCCAATCCTGCTTCACTTTGAAAGACGCCACGCAAAAGCAGACTGCCTTTCGAAAACACTGGATGTGAATTACAAAGCTCCTTGTGGCAGGAGTCTGAGAAGCTTTCAAGACGTGCAAAATTACCTCTTTGAAACGGAATgcaatttcttatttattgATCACTTCTCTTTCAACAC GTCAAAATGTGCATGCCTACAGCTAACTGCAAGAGGCTGTCATAAAGTTTCTCTGTCTCCAAGTACTAAAACTTCTCATGGATACAGCTATAAAAGACTGGAAGGGCCTGTTCCTAGTGG AATCTATGAGTGTAGCGTGTCATGCAGGTGTGACAAGATGATGTGTCAGAACAGAGTTGTACAGCATGGCATTCAAGTTCGCCTGCAGGTGTTCAACACAGAGAAGAAGGGTTGGGGCGTCCGCTGCCTAGATGATATTGACAAGGGGACATTTGTTTGTACTTACTCAG gcaGATTAATGAGCAGAACTGAAGCTCAAGTATTGGGAGGTGCCAGTCAAGACAAGAAAGAGGAGAGTGCTGTGAATGACAGCAGGCACggctttttttccaaaaaaaggaaacttgaCTCTAGTTGCTCAGATTCTGAGATTGAACTAGTGCAGACTGTCAAAGATCATGTTCTTGAGAAGCAGGAATCTTTGTCTCAGACTGTGGATAATGAAGATGAATCATCTGA AGTTCACCCAAGGAATTCGAGTGTTGCAGCGGTGAGAAGGCCTGGAACTAGAGTAGCTGTTGTTCGTAATCGCCAGCTACAAATG GAAGTTGATGCACTGGTGCACAGTGCCAGCTCAGATGAAGATAATAGTTCTCAGCCTCATCagtcaagcaaaacaaaactaaccagtggaacaaagaaaggaaaaa GATCcattcagcagcagaaggaagaccATACCACGAAAACTGGACAGGCTGAGCCTGCTGACACGGACAGTGCagaatgcaaaagaaagagTGTCTCTCTGCAGGGTGTTGCTTGCGGCAAGTCGGATGTGCTGAGTGACACGCGTGTTATGAGGCCATCCAAAAATGTTCCCCAAAAAGCCAACCACAAAGAGGAGAATTGCAGGCAGTCAAAACAAGGCACGTTTTGCAAGGAGGCTGACAGTGATGGGTCGCTTCTGAAGAATGCTAAcgaagaaaatatttatatactggATGCCACGAAAGAAGGGAATGTGGGTCGTTTTCTTAAC CACAGTTGCTGCCCAAATCTGTTTGCACAGAGCGTGTTTGTAGAGACTCACAACAGAAGTTTCCCATGGGTGGCTTTCTTCACAAAcag gcATGTGAAAGCTGGAACCGAACTCACGTGGGATTATGGTTATGAAGCTGGAAGCATGCCAGAGATGGAGATTTCCTGCCAGTGTGGAGTTCAgatgtgcaggaaaaaaaccttATAG
- the LOC121062394 gene encoding histone-lysine N-methyltransferase SETDB2-like isoform X1 yields MLYNCLEEENRTSSRKETNEGDLKAFWTQMGNRRVDIIFEQVQEVLLLLKEKIKNGTATNQECCQAWALVNEANLGDLLTLTNASEVVDGDGAQEIKPKLHQLLTDASTANSAEGSQSKKEKMEKLDSGSKEASSEIRCVPLSPQYQNHKCSSACLTNRAVSSYKGENPLKIPILLHFERRHAKADCLSKTLDVNYKAPCGRSLRSFQDVQNYLFETECNFLFIDHFSFNTYVLLGRNTVNPKPLVYDFDISNGAESVPVSFCNDIDRARLPYFKYRRASWPRGYYLNNLSTMFLDSCDCTDGCIDRSKCACLQLTARGCHKVSLSPSTKTSHGYSYKRLEGPVPSGIYECSVSCRCDKMMCQNRVVQHGIQVRLQVFNTEKKGWGVRCLDDIDKGTFVCTYSGRLMSRTEAQVLGGASQDKKEESAVNDSRHGFFSKKRKLDSSCSDSEIELVQTVKDHVLEKQESLSQTVDNEDESSEVHPRNSSVAAVRRPGTRVAVVRNRQLQMEVDALVHSASSDEDNSSQPHQSSKTKLTSGTKKGKRSIQQQKEDHTTKTGQAEPADTDSAECKRKSVSLQGVACGKSDVLSDTRVMRPSKNVPQKANHKEENCRQSKQGTFCKEADSDGSLLKNANEENIYILDATKEGNVGRFLNHSCCPNLFAQSVFVETHNRSFPWVAFFTNRHVKAGTELTWDYGYEAGSMPEMEISCQCGVQMCRKKTL; encoded by the exons A TGCTGTACAACTGCCTTGAAGAGGAGAATCGTACCAGTTCCAGGAAAGAGACAAATGAAG GTGATTTGAAGGCATTTTGGACCCAAATGGGAAATAGAAGAGTAGACATCATATTTGAGCAGGTGCAAGAAGTCCTGCTGTTGCTAAAGGAAAAGATCAAGAATGGAACTGCCACAAACCAAG AATGCTGTCAGGCTTGGGCACTGGTGAACGAAGCTAATCTAGGGGATCTTTTGACTTTGACAAATG CAAGCGAAGTGGTTGATGGAGATGGTGCACAGGAAATCAAACCTAAATTGCATCAGCTTCTTACAGATGCCAGCACTGCAAACTCGGCAGAAGGTTCTCAAAG CAAAAaggagaagatggaaaaattGGATTCAGGGAGCAAGGAAGCATCTAGTGAAATTCGATGTGTACCTTTAAGCCCCCAGTATCAGAACCACAAGTGCTCTAGTGCGTGTCTCACCAACAGAGCAGTAAGCTCCTACAAAGGTGAAAATCCTCTGAAGATCCCAATCCTGCTTCACTTTGAAAGACGCCACGCAAAAGCAGACTGCCTTTCGAAAACACTGGATGTGAATTACAAAGCTCCTTGTGGCAGGAGTCTGAGAAGCTTTCAAGACGTGCAAAATTACCTCTTTGAAACGGAATgcaatttcttatttattgATCACTTCTCTTTCAACACGTACGTACTGCTGGGCAGGAACACTGTAAATCCCAAACCCCTTGTGTATGACTTTGATATCAGCAATGGAGCTGAGTCTGTGCCCGTCTCCTTCTGTAATGATATTGACCGCGCGCGATtaccttattttaaatatcGGAGGGCATCGTGGCCCCGTGGGTATTATCTCAACAATTTATCCACCATGTTTCTTGACTCGTGTGACTGCACAGATGGCTGCATCGATAG GTCAAAATGTGCATGCCTACAGCTAACTGCAAGAGGCTGTCATAAAGTTTCTCTGTCTCCAAGTACTAAAACTTCTCATGGATACAGCTATAAAAGACTGGAAGGGCCTGTTCCTAGTGG AATCTATGAGTGTAGCGTGTCATGCAGGTGTGACAAGATGATGTGTCAGAACAGAGTTGTACAGCATGGCATTCAAGTTCGCCTGCAGGTGTTCAACACAGAGAAGAAGGGTTGGGGCGTCCGCTGCCTAGATGATATTGACAAGGGGACATTTGTTTGTACTTACTCAG gcaGATTAATGAGCAGAACTGAAGCTCAAGTATTGGGAGGTGCCAGTCAAGACAAGAAAGAGGAGAGTGCTGTGAATGACAGCAGGCACggctttttttccaaaaaaaggaaacttgaCTCTAGTTGCTCAGATTCTGAGATTGAACTAGTGCAGACTGTCAAAGATCATGTTCTTGAGAAGCAGGAATCTTTGTCTCAGACTGTGGATAATGAAGATGAATCATCTGA AGTTCACCCAAGGAATTCGAGTGTTGCAGCGGTGAGAAGGCCTGGAACTAGAGTAGCTGTTGTTCGTAATCGCCAGCTACAAATG GAAGTTGATGCACTGGTGCACAGTGCCAGCTCAGATGAAGATAATAGTTCTCAGCCTCATCagtcaagcaaaacaaaactaaccagtggaacaaagaaaggaaaaa GATCcattcagcagcagaaggaagaccATACCACGAAAACTGGACAGGCTGAGCCTGCTGACACGGACAGTGCagaatgcaaaagaaagagTGTCTCTCTGCAGGGTGTTGCTTGCGGCAAGTCGGATGTGCTGAGTGACACGCGTGTTATGAGGCCATCCAAAAATGTTCCCCAAAAAGCCAACCACAAAGAGGAGAATTGCAGGCAGTCAAAACAAGGCACGTTTTGCAAGGAGGCTGACAGTGATGGGTCGCTTCTGAAGAATGCTAAcgaagaaaatatttatatactggATGCCACGAAAGAAGGGAATGTGGGTCGTTTTCTTAAC CACAGTTGCTGCCCAAATCTGTTTGCACAGAGCGTGTTTGTAGAGACTCACAACAGAAGTTTCCCATGGGTGGCTTTCTTCACAAAcag gcATGTGAAAGCTGGAACCGAACTCACGTGGGATTATGGTTATGAAGCTGGAAGCATGCCAGAGATGGAGATTTCCTGCCAGTGTGGAGTTCAgatgtgcaggaaaaaaaccttATAG